Part of the Macrobrachium nipponense isolate FS-2020 chromosome 19, ASM1510439v2, whole genome shotgun sequence genome, GAATCATTTGGACTTAGCTCTTCGTCGGCTGGAATAAACAAAGGAAGTTTTGTCATTGGATCAACAGCTGCAGAAGCGAAATAGGGGAGTTTTCCTGTAGTTAATACCAACAGAGGGACAACAGTTCCAACCAACCACATGATACAGTTCATGGTTTTTCCTCTCTGGAGCAGCAATAACCGTCTGTCTCGACTGTACTTGCTCATCAGCAGCCTTTCTACTGCCAGCCAGCACTGTAACTGAAAAGTCATCACTTCAGTAAGTCCAGAAAGGAACGTACAGAAAGTGGCATAACCACTTCGCTCGAACAGAAGCTGGAAAGTTGGAAAGGAAAATAACTCTGAGTGCATAGTTTCACTGAACTTCAACTCATTTTTCATCAGAAATACTGTATAAGATAAGGCAAAAGTCATTATGAAGGCGCCCCGCACCAAATCGGTTATGGCAAGAGATGTACGGGTCATCCAAAAGGGATCGAATTTATTAGAATTCCCAGCAAGAGTTACTATCACTAGACCATTTCCTAATACTGTTGCTATTGTCATGCTCAATACGCAACAGGCGATGATTATTTCAAGGGCCTTCTGGCCAACTGACAGAAAATCCCAAGTTAAGACCACGTCTGTAGAATTTCCAGTGTAGATCCAAACATCTTTCCAACTCGATGTGATCCAAAACACATTAATTATTACTCTTCCTTTCATTGATGGGAAATCAGCAAGGCAATGGAGTGTGTGAGAACCATCGGAAGCAAGTCTTATCCAGTCAGGTTCGAcagattttactttaaattccTTACAGCATAGACTACAGTTCTTAGTAATAAGTGTGAGAaagctcttttcatttattctgtaACTCTGATCGCTTTTGATGGCTGACCAACCATTACCATTTACTTCCGCAGTTTCTAAGTTTTTTGTTGACGTAGGCTCTGGCAGGCTTAGAGTTTGGTTGACTTCGTTTAGTCCCTGTGGCCATCCAGTATGGCTGACAGATTCTTGCAGGCCAGGAGTAGCCCAACTGTGGCAAGAAGTAGCAAGAAAGACGAGGAAACAAACGTTCCTTTGCCGCATCCATCTCGAATATGCTAGTGGACTGAGTCTCATCTGTAAAGAAAAAATCCTATTATATTTCCCTTGCTGATGCCATAACATTCACAAGGCTACCAAATCTACCATCAACATTTACAGACCGGTAAGAGAATGAAGGATGGTGATTTCATAATGACACTTAACACAGCATGTATGAGCATTGCATTTACAGCAGCTTAACAAACGAtgccataaaaattataatagcaATTTGCAAAGAAAGATGTTTCTGCATTTGCCGTTCAAGTAGTTTGaaataggtatatagatatagcaAAGTCCACAAAACTCACTGGTAGATTACAGGACTCATTAGAAGCTATTGTTGCTGAAATCAGTAACTGTTGTTATTACATTGTGGATGCATCAACCTTAAGATCACCTCTTATCTTTTATCTCGTGCTTTTGGCCGTTATAATTGTGTCATTTCCTGGCAGAGTTGATAAAAGGTTTGCAAAAATTCACACATTAGCATTAAACACACGTCTGTGATGCTTTGCTATAGGAGTATCAAGTCATTTTTCACGTTTTGTGCCAAATAAAGGCTATAATTATGACTGTATCATTATcatagaaatttatttaaaaatgacctACTGAATTATCAGAAAACTACTAAAAATATTTACCTTCTAAGACTGGTGCAGAAGTGGAAAGGTGGGATCTCGCTCAGCAGAAACCTGGTTGCTCACTGAATGACGTTCTTTGCAAAATATGTAAATCCTTCTTgcgtttgttccttttttttttaatcggcgGTTAACAATAATTCTCCCTCAGTTTTCATGACCTAAGTATATATGGGCCAAAATCATGAGGTGGTTGGTATTCTGTCTCTTTGTGATCTGACGAAATATGACTGAGGACACTAAATAGAATATTTGCTATTGTAACTCGATAACTGTATACGCGTAAGTCGTAATAAAGACTGCGTCTTGGAGATACGCCCTGTCGCTTTCGATTTAGATGGCCTTTATGTCAATCAACAAGACGTCTTCTTCTCCCCCAACAACGTGTAATAAACTAACTGTAACGAGGTATCTGCAGGTTGTTATCATGCTGTTAATTCGTCTcgctgccaaaaaaaaaatccccgggGTTTTCATGATCCTCTCCCATACCCTCCGGGAATTTTACCGCTTCCATTGATATTTTGGGCGGGCAGTCCCCGACGTAACCCACGCAGGATGTTTGCTGCAATTCTTATCAGAACTGAGCCACTTCTATCTGTTCACTGCTCAACATATAGTAGATGCGTAATGCGTCCAGACAGTTCGTTCAGCAATGAGCCCTCAACTTGTCTTAGACCTTTGGGGTTAAATTCTTGGGAGAAGACGAACTTAAGCTTGTAAGATTcataattttacacacacacacacacacacacacacaacacacatatatatatatatatatatatatatatatatatatatttatatattagctgaagccactgggaaaactttaaaagaaaagagagagtccaagtactttcgtgtatttaacacatcttcgggacaCAAAGATGTGTAAAATTCACGAAAATACTTGGCactcttgtcttttcttttttaaatttttccagtggcttcatctaataaacaaaatcacgtgcttactttgtgatttcttaacacacacacacacacacacaccacacacacacacacacacacacacatatatatatatatatatatatatatatatatatatatatataatataatataatatataatgtgcgtgtgttgTTTATTGTTCAAACTACTGTCTTATCTCACCCTGCGGATGCTTTCATTTGTAAAGTTCTTCACTATCTGATGTAcgtacatatctctctctctctctctctctctctctctctctctctctctctctctctctctctctctcaaggcgcaTGTAGTGTACATGTGCAATTTCCCAAAAGTTTTGCATTTTTCTCCTCGTTGACTATTGATGTGATGCCAGTCATTCAGGTCTTTCTCAGCGTCGTGTGCCTTATCTTTTCAGCGATGTTCGTTCCTTAAACCCAATGGGATAGTAAGTTTTGCCAATGCcaacagttttctctctctctctctctctctctctctctctctctctctctctctctctctcgcgaaaaGTACTGGGGGCCATCTTCCATGAGATAACATTCATAAGTCAACTTGAATCGAtactttcagtgtgtgtgtgtgtgtatcaggagAGGTATTGCAAGCTATACTGGCTTTGCTTAGCTTTATCATTCACCTTCCTTTACTCTAtaattttgtgtgtattttttgtttgtctctttgtagtattactttttttcacttttattttgagGTACCTGTTTTGGTTCTGTTTTCCGAAGTCATACACAAGAAGTGTTCATTTATGGGTTTAACACCACCAAATGTGAAGAATTAAAATGACataaaaggaatttaataaaCTTACCAGTGCAACTAAAAGCCAAAAGTGCGAcgtaaagaaattaaatatttacatattatatatatattatatatatatatattatatatatatattattatatatatatacctactataaatatatatatatgtgtatatatatatatatatatatatatatatatatatataatatatatatatattatatcattgttgttgaaaaggattgctgcatcagctccattaattttgtatagagtcttctctattttccttattaaggatttctcaatgttgctgaaactggcaagcaacgtgccaaaggggatcgtcaaatccagtgtagtcatattgaatgatctttattactcctatatacatatattactgttacaagttttcttctctctctcttctctcctcctctttcctcttctctctcctctcctctctctctctcgctctctctctctctctgacgtttcgcccagatctgccagggcatggtcacagcgatggttgctggaggactgaatcttagtgttgtttgttgtttaggattaagctggctttatgccagcacgggctcttgctcatagagcagcccgtaggcttagtggtgagtccttcgctatatatcatggtcgtgcgggcgctcacggatgctcctgcaggacccggagggtgcacgacttttcattggctggcggccaggcgtcggaaattctcgaggcgcgttgatcttctcaggtgtgttgcgtcacctggagccgggttttcattggctgcgaccgtggtgacgtcactcctggtattggtatttctaccaacctcttcgatattggtcccgtcttgggcgctggtgttctcgtctggaggggggggggctgggtcttccttacacaggtgggcagcaggaagggttcctgtgtcgtattaaggaagggtttttgTTCAAGGATGAATAaagcctcaaggaggcgtaggcgtcgctgatcgggggctcttccaattatctttgtgttttttacaatatcctcacgcacgacgtgctgttggtgggcggtgagggcgtggtgttttatggcaccgttctgggcgtgacaggagatcctcttagacagtcgtaacgttgtcataccgatataaactccaggacatccttggatagggcatgtgtaccggtagacgacgttattctgcttcaggggatctcctgcgggcggggtagggttatttctcataatcaggtcccttgttcgtctgttcttataatagattataagagagagcctctttcCCTTCCTcgggggtgacgttctcttctacaatcttcttaaggcatctctcctcttctttgtatccgtggtgcatgaaggacttgtagaaaatacgtatatcctcggaggggggattctctctattctctccgtcctccatgtaccatttgtttaaggctgttctgatctccctgttgatcctcttgttatattttatatatatatataatatatatatatatatatatataatatgtacttgatactcatattattatatacctatataataaagatatgtatatatatatatactatatgtatatctatatatatatatatatatatatataagatatataatatataacgtggatgccacggaggaaaataaaaggaCGAGAATTTCCAAGGGAAATTTAATACCATCACGTTTCAttattttgtgatcaagttattcatatatatatacatatatatatatatatatatatattatatatatatatatatatatatatgtgtgtgtgtgtgttgtgtgtgttataAACACGAACTCAAACGTCAGGTTTATTGCCTTGGTCGTTGACATCTACTTCCATAGTAGTTACTGACACGACCTCTAGAAAGTACCAATGGtctgttgtggggggggggggggggggggccgcgtTCATTCGCCATACATCCCAAGCCAGTGGGACGACTCGTGATGAAAGTGGGCTCGCTTGCTGAAAAAAATATGCCCCCATAGAAGGCAGATGAGCCACTTTACATGAGGTTAATAAAAGTCACATACTCATTTGCGGAGTGCTGGGAAATATTCAGTGGTATTCTCTCCCTCCCTACGCATTGTGACGGTCACTAAAATTCCCTGGGCAGGGGCTTTGCAATTCCACATCCTGAATTTGTTTCCAAAATTCAGAAACACGAGAGGATGGGTGTCTGAAAGGTAGTATGAAATTGGTGCTGGGTAGGAGGGGCATCAACATCTATGAAGAGGTAGACTGGTTACAAGAATGGTACGTACAACGTGTATCGGGATTTCAGTGTgctgctaaaaagaaaaaaaaaatgtcactaaTGAGGAAATTATATGCACGGAGCGTTAATCTACGATACCGTttgaacccctttcattccttttattgtaccgccgttcatgctctctttcttccatcttactttccaccctctcataatgATTGATTAAtggtgcaactgctaggttttccatctgttacacctttcaaaaggtttttactctcagtttcaacgctgaatgaccggTTATGTGCCAGGGCTTGGCTTTTAGGGTAAATTCTATCTATCTACATTTTAAACCTCATTTCATCATCTGCCGTTTTAAGCGTAAAGTGTGAACAGTGTAAACTGTACTGCTAACTAAGGATGGACGGACATATATATGTCTTGACCTTGAATTCCACATTGTCATTTAAGGGttcttagcatatatatatatatatatatatatatatatactatatatatatatatattatatatatatatgtatgatatatatatagtatatcatataatatatataatatatatatatatatatatatatatatatatatcattcattgaatagaatgctttttttcactgtttaccagcttgtttttgaaattgattcatattttctaattattttcttcacttcattgttcaggttactaatggacacataatggggttcttccatttactccagtatttttacaaaaacgcgacagctgtttcgtcaacctatacgtattgacgttatcaagcgtactgatacaaatatgagcctacatgcattttgtgacgtcatgaggacggaaaggtagtacaattgccagatacctagttttaaatatttacaaaagactatagtgaaacataaaataagacaaataaataaatatgttaacagaaattatatcaaaagttgaaagtaagttattatatacaaattttacataaatatatattaattacatatatgtttaattaacaaaatgtcagtgtgcgctcgtgTCCGCGTGtcttgtcccacgcggttgaagggctgccctcctacacgagggcaaagatcggtctgcctcgcgttggatgttaaggtttgggcgttgcgtggcgatgctgacggcttctgatatcaataaacgattgtagttgccttccttgtggattattttggtgtttgtgagaagttcttgcaaggatggtttttttattgtgggtatccacaaagtgctggtgaatagcaccttggtttctgtgggcctgcatgcgacgtttgagtgtagttgttgtgtgtccgatatagcatttttggggggactgacattgctcgtcagcacagacaaacttgtaaactatatcagattcaacctctttctccgtcgatggagccgtactatttttcattaccagtgaggccgtaaggtttggcttgcagtaaattcttgctgttattttgttatatggtgctaggggggtggttcctcttcgcagtatgccaaggagggctttcctttcgtcttcgtggtgttgttgtatgatatctggtggtatatcactatttctttgtctttgtcttgtgtgttgtccctcggggtcgggttttggaaagcctctaatctctttttgacaacttgctggatcatgtcatctgggtagccgttatttgtgagtagctgttgaactctgttaatttcttcgttcgtcgctttccacgtcgaacagtgtgttaaggcacgttttatgtatgcatttaccacagaccgtttatatgcatcagggcattctcctctagcatttaagcatctcccagcatctgtctttttagtgtatacggtggtattgtatttgttgtttttctgggtcacaagtacgtccaagaagggagcattttctcattacttttttctaccgtaaaattcaatgtagaatttgctcggagtttattcactaattcatttatgtcattttcgccctttgttgtgataagatatcatctttatcacaacaaagggcgaaaatgacataaatgaattagtgaataaactccgagcaaattctacattgaattttacggtagaaaaaagtaatgagaaaatgctccccttcttggacgtacttgtgacccagaaaaacaacaaatacaataccaccgtatacactaaaaagacagatgctgggagagtgcttaaatgctagaggagaatgccctgatgcatataaacggtctgtggtaaatgcatacataaaacgtgccttaacacactgttcgacgtggaaagcgacgaacgaagaaattaacagagttcaacagctactcacaaataacggctacccagatgacatgatccacaagttgtcaaaaagagattagaggctttccaaaacccgaccccgagggacaacacaggacaagacaaagacaaagaaatagtgatataccaccagatatcatacaacaacaccacgaagacgaaaggaaagccctccttggtattaCTGCGAAGAGGaaaaccacccccctagcaccatataacaaaataacagcaagaatttactgcaagccaaaccttacggcctcactggtaatgaaaaatagtacggctccatcgacggagaaagaggttgaatctgatatagtttacaagtttgtctgtgctgacgagcaatgtcagtccccccaaaaaatgctatatcggacacacaacaactacactcaaacgtcgcatgcaggcccacagaaaccaaggtgctattcaccagcactttgtggatacccacaataaaaaaccatccttgcaagaacttctcacaaacaccaaaataatccacaaggaaggcaactacaatcgttattgatatcagaagccgtcagcatcgccacgcaacgcccaaaccttaacatccaacgcgaggcagaccgatctttgccctcgtgtaggagggcagccttcaaccgcgtgggacaagaCACGCGGAcacgagcgcacactgacattttgttaattaaacatatatgtaattaatatatatttatgtaaaatttgtatataataacttactttcaacttttgatataatttctgttaacatatttatttaatttgtcttattttatgtttcactatagtcttttgtaatatttaaaactaggtatctggcaattgtactacctttccgtcctcatgacgtcacaaaatgcatgtaggctcatatttgtatcagtacgcttgataacgtcaatacgtataggttgacgaaacagctgtcgcgtttttgtaaaaatactggagtaaatggaaggaaccccattatgtgtccattagtaacctgaacaatgaagtgaagaaaataattagaaaatatgaatcaatttcaaaaaagctggtaaacagtgaaaaagccattctattcaatgaatgttgtatccgtgaaaaattgtgccctagaagaataatatatatatatatatgtatgtatatatatatatatatatatatatatatatatatatatatatatatatatatatattatatacagatatacatatatatatatatatatatatatatatatatatccattatatatttatatctatatatatatatatatatatatatatatatatatatatatatatatagtatatactgtgtgagtgtgtgtgtgtgtatttgagcaacacgttcagctctctctctctctatacctacacaaatgcacacacattcATTTCataactgattgattgatttataggttttaggcataatggcaagcactggggcaactaaggccattcagcgctgaagcggaaattgatagtaaaaggtttgaaaggcttaacaggaggaaaacctcaaaggagttgcactatgaatcaagtgttaggagagggtggaaagtgagatgaagaaagataataagaaaggaggtacagtaaaaggaacggaagtggttgcagccaggggccgaaggcacggtgcaaagaaccttaagtaatgcctacagcgtaccccatgaggtccactgacggcactaccccgctacggggGTCATGGTAATAACATTTTGCATTGgtgaaaaaattttttaaatcttttatgaAGAGCCCATATAaagtatggtttatatatatatataaaaattctagaTCAAACGAACACATCCGCTCTGCGGGTTACGTTTTCACAAACTTCACTTTGAACGGAGAAAACTGCAAGTTACAAGAACCCCACGTACTTTGTATTAGCCTGGCTTTGAAATGAAACTCGCCTCGTGCAAACACACGAAACGAAGTCTTACTTCAACGCTCCACTGCATAAGAAACCTACATGTGACATCATATTCCTGACCCTTGACATGTTCAGTTTGTGCGTGATTAACTTTATGATATAGGGTGCtaaatgaggtaaaaaaaaaaaaaaaactatagctaTATCAAGTGACAGTCGCTTTTTAAGCTGTTGATGAATTCATAATTAAATGttatggtgactttttttttttacggcaacCAGTCATGCTCGattaaatgacaaaaagaaacaTCTCTATCTACACAAAAACGAGATATGATTTTATTAAGTCTTACGTGAATGAGTTATGAAATAAAGATTACTACTGAAAAATAATCTTGGTTCCAGCCGTTTGCCGTCGTCAGAAATAACCGAGTCGTAAGTCAGAATTAGGAATTTATGCTTGCAATTATATACCTGTATATCTGACAGCTCCGGTTAGTGGCCACTATGGTTGGCAGATTTACgctgtatttattttaaaattaacattctgTAGAAGTGGTGATGGTAGATCTAAAGGCAAGAATTCCATGCAAAGTCTAGTGAAATCATTATGGAGTCATGTGGCAATTGGTTGTTGGCTCGTAGTCAGTTTTGCATGGCCGCTGTTTGTCTTCAAgtagaagtatatcttagttttaccagaccactgagctgattaacagctctcctagggttggcccgaaggattagatttttttttttttttttttttttttttttttttttgcgtggctaggaaccaattgatcacctagcaacgggacctacattgtgggatccgaaccacactatatcgagaaatgaatttctatcaccagaaataaattcctctgattccgcgttggccgagccgagattcgaacttcggaccaccggattggcagccgagcgcgaaaaccactcgtccagcgaggaacttgtttgtcttttaaatcaaatttgatCTGAAAAATGTTCTACTGCATATTAGAAAATCATTTTTCCGAATCCAACCAGAATTctcggcgttttttttttttttcttttcttttttgacaaTTTTGCTCTCGAATTTCCTTACAACAAAAATTGCAAAATGAGTAGTACTATAGCTACATTCATTCCACTTAGGGGCTATATGTCTAACTACCTGTAGTTATGTACGGCACGCGCATTTTTCTTTGTAcaatattaagcgagataataaatatttcttgccttaattaATTACTTGCAATTTGTACTttgtacagcatatatatatatatatatatatatatatatatatatatatatatatatatatatatatatatatatatatatatatatatatatatatatatatatatatatatatatatatatatatatatatatatatatatatatatatatatatatattaaaaaaggcaCCAGCAacaatctataatattaaatagtcgggttgataaccttagctcttgccggttagaaacagatgcaaatcgctggattccttgaagatgctgaaatggaaaaacaaacaggATAGCTTACCGGCGCACAGTTAGGGTCAGTGACGCacttcgaagatcacgagtttcatgtatgtagtgtgcatgcctcttgtgtgccaattctgtgtgtgtgttcgtaatgaacagaaaatgacatataatcttggggaaaagttgcaaagggggactcactgattttcCTTGATAGTGTGGAACAAGCCACAGAAGAGGTGCTGCAGGTCCGTTGGACAAGGTAAAAGTagtgaactttgaaaaagttaacatttgaagtgacaattacttgagttctagagaaagggaagtgaggtgaaccacacattctttattgacgaactttaatgttttatggtttcataattatggtctttttatttcaga contains:
- the LOC135214890 gene encoding uncharacterized protein LOC135214890, producing the protein MRLSPLAYSRWMRQRNVCFLVFLATSCHSWATPGLQESVSHTGWPQGLNEVNQTLSLPEPTSTKNLETAEVNGNGWSAIKSDQSYRINEKSFLTLITKNCSLCCKEFKVKSVEPDWIRLASDGSHTLHCLADFPSMKGRVIINVFWITSSWKDVWIYTGNSTDVVLTWDFLSVGQKALEIIIACCVLSMTIATVLGNGLVIVTLAGNSNKFDPFWMTRTSLAITDLVRGAFIMTFALSYTVFLMKNELKFSETMHSELFSFPTFQLLFERSGYATFCTFLSGLTEVMTFQLQCWLAVERLLMSKYSRDRRLLLLQRGKTMNCIMWLVGTVVPLLVLTTGKLPYFASAAVDPMTKLPLFIPADEELSPNDSQSWCLLVYICLYLITLILSIRSFAIFKARAEREMVDTLRDSTIARAEQQGRENRRIQTTMQLITILYVVSATPRFISLIPGLKGEEARPIYFFSRWVFIASSSWNWYLFNFRSRFFLDSLSRLLLRLPRLPRSLRELLESFLAPISDSNIEWGSLWYELEAEIEKKKRHPSAVELTSSC